In Arthrobacter citreus, a single genomic region encodes these proteins:
- a CDS encoding GNAT family N-acetyltransferase, producing the protein MNIREVNLDDTEQFVQLIKEVENQSEFMLYGAGERNITIEGQRKQLAIIEKSPHSTVLVAEESSGKLVGYLFVIGNHAIRKKHCAYLVIGILKEYTGKGIGTKLFHSLEDWVAIHKIQRLELTVVTENKAGIALYTKMGFEIEGSKRNSIIINGTSFDEYNMAKLFIGEKNKDVDF; encoded by the coding sequence ATGAATATACGAGAAGTTAATCTAGATGATACAGAACAATTTGTACAATTAATTAAAGAAGTCGAAAATCAGTCTGAATTTATGCTTTATGGCGCTGGTGAAAGAAACATTACAATTGAGGGACAACGTAAACAACTAGCGATTATAGAAAAATCACCTCATTCAACAGTACTTGTTGCTGAGGAGAGTTCAGGAAAGCTAGTCGGTTATTTGTTTGTGATTGGAAATCATGCAATAAGAAAAAAACATTGCGCTTATCTTGTAATTGGAATTTTAAAAGAATACACAGGTAAAGGAATTGGTACCAAGTTATTTCATAGTTTAGAAGATTGGGTGGCTATTCATAAAATCCAAAGATTAGAGTTGACTGTTGTGACGGAAAATAAAGCAGGAATAGCTTTATATACAAAGATGGGGTTTGAAATTGAAGGGAGTAAAAGAAATTCTATTATAATTAATGGGACAAGCTTTGATGAATACAATATGGCTAAATTATTTATAGGTGAAAAAAATAAGGATGTTGATTTTTAA
- a CDS encoding glycosyl transferase family 1, with amino-acid sequence MARVLFINGGSEGHINPTIGVVQELISRGEEIVYITTESFRERIEKTGAIVRTFDELKFIKAFLSGGRNYLLERINGLLHTAEIVIPSILEQINGEHFDYIIHDSMFGCGNILAQILQLPAISSCTTFAQTKESFDKMLEEESIKIPSEILHQIEAEFKNLKLKIKNNYGVEINSQYEVFCNPAPLTIVYTTKEFQPNGNSFDRSFSFVGPSVTSRVQNTDFDLAAIKSKNPIYISFGTVFNRAIDFYKLCFEAFGNSEHFILLSIGYHTNVSDLGEIPENFIVKQYVPQIEVLKNTKLFISHGGMNSTSESLYYGVPLIVIPQGADQPLIAKQIDNIGAGIHLEMQNLTPIQLRNAADQVLNNASYHKEVTTISESFKKAGGYRQAVTEILQFYSHYTSKN; translated from the coding sequence ATGGCACGTGTTTTATTTATTAACGGTGGCTCAGAAGGCCACATCAACCCAACAATTGGAGTTGTTCAAGAGCTTATTTCACGTGGTGAAGAAATTGTATACATAACTACAGAGTCCTTTAGAGAACGAATTGAAAAAACTGGTGCGATTGTTCGAACTTTTGATGAACTAAAGTTTATAAAAGCCTTTCTATCAGGTGGCAGAAATTATTTACTCGAAAGAATCAATGGACTATTACATACTGCAGAAATAGTCATTCCTAGCATTCTTGAACAAATTAATGGAGAGCATTTTGATTACATCATCCATGATTCTATGTTTGGTTGTGGAAATATACTTGCCCAAATCCTCCAACTTCCAGCAATTAGTTCTTGTACTACTTTTGCACAGACTAAAGAATCTTTCGATAAAATGTTGGAAGAGGAATCAATCAAAATTCCAAGTGAAATATTACATCAGATAGAAGCCGAATTTAAAAACTTAAAATTAAAGATTAAGAATAATTATGGTGTAGAAATCAACTCTCAATATGAAGTTTTTTGTAATCCCGCTCCTCTTACAATCGTATACACAACTAAAGAGTTCCAGCCAAATGGGAATTCTTTTGATCGATCTTTTAGCTTTGTCGGACCATCAGTCACTTCACGAGTACAAAACACTGATTTTGATCTTGCTGCGATTAAGAGTAAAAATCCAATCTATATTTCATTTGGAACTGTTTTTAACCGTGCTATTGATTTTTATAAACTTTGTTTTGAAGCATTCGGTAATAGTGAACATTTCATTCTGCTATCAATTGGCTACCACACTAACGTTTCAGATTTAGGTGAAATCCCTGAAAACTTCATTGTAAAACAATATGTACCACAAATCGAAGTGTTAAAAAATACTAAATTATTTATTTCGCACGGCGGAATGAATAGCACAAGTGAAAGTCTTTATTACGGAGTTCCATTAATCGTTATCCCACAAGGTGCCGATCAGCCACTTATAGCAAAGCAAATAGATAATATCGGAGCTGGTATTCATTTAGAAATGCAAAACTTAACACCAATTCAACTACGTAATGCCGCTGATCAAGTGCTAAATAACGCTTCATATCATAAAGAGGTCACTACTATAAGTGAATCTTTTAAAAAAGCAGGTGGTTATCGCCAAGCTGTTACTGAGATTTTACAATTTTATAGTCACTACACAAGTAAAAATTAA
- a CDS encoding DNA alkylation repair protein has translation MEFETVMQELEALGKERTKKTYISNGAREPLFGVATGAMKPIAKKIKKNQLLADQLYSTGNYDAMYFAGIIADPMKMTETDFDRWIDGAYFFMLSDYVVSVTLAEADIAQDVADKWIASGDELKMSAGWSCYCWLLGNRSDTEFSSSKISAMLEQVKNTIHTSPERTKSAMNNFMYTVAISYVPQHEKAVEIANEVGPVEIKKDKKKSNILLCSEKIQKDLDKGLLGFKRKYVRC, from the coding sequence ATGGAATTTGAAACGGTAATGCAGGAGCTAGAAGCACTTGGTAAGGAAAGAACTAAAAAAACATACATTAGTAATGGTGCACGAGAGCCACTTTTTGGAGTAGCTACTGGGGCAATGAAACCTATTGCTAAAAAAATAAAAAAAAATCAGCTGTTAGCTGACCAATTATACTCAACCGGTAATTATGATGCTATGTATTTTGCAGGAATTATCGCTGATCCGATGAAAATGACAGAAACTGATTTTGACCGCTGGATTGATGGTGCATATTTCTTCATGCTTTCCGATTATGTAGTTTCAGTAACATTAGCTGAAGCTGATATTGCACAAGATGTTGCTGATAAATGGATTGCAAGTGGTGATGAGCTCAAAATGTCAGCAGGTTGGAGTTGTTACTGTTGGCTATTAGGAAATCGTTCAGACACCGAATTTAGCTCAAGTAAGATTTCAGCCATGCTAGAACAAGTAAAAAATACAATTCACACATCTCCTGAACGAACAAAATCTGCAATGAATAACTTTATGTATACAGTCGCAATCTCTTATGTACCTCAACATGAAAAAGCAGTTGAAATCGCTAATGAAGTAGGGCCAGTCGAAATCAAAAAGGATAAGAAAAAAAGTAATATTTTACTTTGCTCTGAAAAAATTCAAAAGGATTTGGATAAAGGATTACTTGGTTTTAAGCGTAAATATGTAAGATGTTGA
- a CDS encoding MATE family efflux transporter, with protein sequence MEEFEVDQSNIYYLKEAPIRKAIAHLCIPMMIGISAGTIYNLINAFFIGLVHDTAMLSAITLGLPILTVLMAIGNVFGVGASTFITRLLGEGNLHKGKSVAGYAFYISIICGLIVAAIALFFVNPIVHLLGANAATLLYTKQYTIILFAGSFAFILNFALEQVVRSEGAAKESMYGMFISVICSIIFDVLFILVLNLHVMGAALSMVLANIAASIYYIWFLQRKSETLKGFIKHWKISLTDQLEIYKVGVPELFKMSFLIVTTLLLNNYAMEYGDHVVASFGIAVRVAQLPEFITMGLFIGAISLIAYNFGGKNKTRLYETLKELTLWIGGVSIVFGGIVYLFKIPVLGLFSSDSAVLSIGGIILTAQLISSVFNGFTGLFTSIFQASGEGLATGIMSITQGVLFIPVVIILHYFYDLNGLIWSLTITEGITFVMGAILMIPYLRKLKKMPDKEEVLS encoded by the coding sequence ATGGAAGAATTTGAAGTAGATCAATCCAATATTTATTATTTAAAAGAAGCACCAATAAGAAAAGCAATTGCTCATTTATGTATTCCAATGATGATTGGAATATCTGCGGGCACAATTTATAACTTAATTAATGCATTTTTTATAGGATTAGTACATGATACTGCGATGCTAAGCGCGATTACATTAGGCCTACCAATTTTAACTGTATTAATGGCAATCGGGAATGTATTTGGTGTTGGTGCAAGTACTTTTATCACGCGATTGTTAGGTGAAGGGAATCTTCATAAAGGAAAATCTGTTGCAGGTTATGCTTTTTATATAAGTATTATTTGCGGATTGATTGTCGCAGCAATTGCATTATTTTTTGTTAATCCAATTGTTCATTTACTAGGAGCTAACGCTGCGACATTACTTTATACAAAGCAATATACAATTATCCTTTTTGCAGGTAGTTTTGCCTTTATATTAAACTTTGCACTAGAACAAGTCGTTCGGTCAGAAGGTGCAGCAAAAGAATCGATGTATGGAATGTTTATAAGTGTTATTTGTAGCATAATTTTTGATGTACTATTCATTTTAGTTTTAAATCTTCATGTAATGGGTGCGGCACTTTCAATGGTTTTAGCCAATATCGCAGCTAGCATCTATTACATTTGGTTCCTACAAAGAAAAAGTGAAACATTAAAAGGATTCATTAAGCATTGGAAAATTTCACTTACTGATCAATTAGAAATTTATAAAGTCGGAGTTCCAGAATTATTTAAAATGTCCTTCTTAATTGTTACGACTTTATTATTAAATAATTATGCGATGGAATATGGCGATCACGTAGTTGCAAGCTTTGGGATTGCTGTAAGGGTTGCACAACTTCCAGAGTTTATTACAATGGGATTATTTATAGGGGCTATTTCATTAATTGCTTACAATTTTGGTGGTAAAAATAAAACACGACTTTATGAAACTTTAAAAGAATTAACGTTATGGATTGGTGGAGTTTCCATTGTATTCGGAGGAATTGTTTACCTCTTTAAAATTCCAGTACTTGGACTATTTTCAAGTGATTCAGCAGTATTAAGTATAGGAGGAATAATCTTAACTGCCCAACTGATATCATCTGTTTTTAATGGATTCACTGGTTTATTCACTAGCATCTTTCAAGCATCTGGCGAAGGGCTTGCAACAGGCATAATGTCGATTACACAAGGTGTACTTTTCATCCCAGTTGTGATTATATTACACTACTTTTATGATTTAAATGGACTAATTTGGTCTCTTACAATTACTGAGGGGATTACGTTCGTTATGGGTGCAATTCTCATGATTCCTTACCTTAGAAAACTTAAGAAAATGCCAGATAAAGAAGAAGTTCTCTCATAA
- a CDS encoding MarR family transcriptional regulator yields the protein MFKVREKLTNRTKELEVNPQQGRMISYIAQHQDQGIIQKDLADAFNRRGASITSMLQGLEKNGYIERKIQADNERQKQIFVLDKGKAIVDQINEMFSSAEVELIECLTEEEKAEFLRLLKKIDSHL from the coding sequence ATGTTTAAAGTACGAGAAAAATTAACAAATCGAACAAAAGAGCTTGAAGTAAATCCTCAACAAGGTAGGATGATTAGCTATATTGCTCAGCACCAAGATCAAGGCATTATTCAAAAAGATTTAGCAGACGCATTTAATAGAAGAGGTGCAAGTATAACAAGCATGCTTCAAGGGCTTGAAAAGAATGGGTATATCGAAAGAAAAATCCAAGCTGATAATGAACGTCAGAAACAGATTTTCGTATTAGATAAGGGAAAAGCAATTGTTGATCAAATTAATGAAATGTTTTCTTCAGCAGAAGTTGAATTAATTGAATGTTTAACAGAAGAAGAAAAAGCAGAGTTCTTACGCCTTTTGAAAAAAATTGATTCACACCTTTGA
- a CDS encoding DUF817 domain-containing protein, with amino-acid sequence MNLSIQKTELQIIRAFKQLVRFGFEQALSCIFPVVIFASLAFTKIVPLPFLPRYDWLLIICILMQWIMLRSGLETKDELKVITMFHLIGLALELFKVHMGSWAYPGEGYSKIFGVPLYSGFMYASVASYLCQAWRRLNVELIKWPPFFIVASLAATIYLNFFTHHFWIDVRWWLSGLVIIVFWKSWVTYEVNGTKYRMPIALSFVLIGFFIWIAENIATFFGAWQYPNQTDAWSLVHLGKVSSWLLLVIVSFLIVATLKQVKLKNST; translated from the coding sequence ATGAATTTAAGTATTCAAAAAACAGAGCTACAAATCATAAGAGCATTTAAGCAACTAGTCCGGTTTGGCTTTGAGCAAGCTCTTTCGTGTATATTTCCAGTTGTTATTTTTGCCTCATTAGCTTTTACAAAGATTGTGCCACTTCCTTTTTTACCGAGATACGATTGGTTATTAATTATCTGTATTTTGATGCAGTGGATAATGCTGCGTTCTGGACTTGAAACAAAGGATGAATTAAAGGTAATCACAATGTTCCACTTAATAGGTCTTGCACTTGAGCTTTTTAAAGTACATATGGGTTCATGGGCTTATCCGGGGGAAGGTTATTCAAAAATATTTGGAGTGCCACTATACAGTGGATTTATGTATGCGAGTGTTGCGAGTTATTTGTGCCAGGCGTGGAGAAGATTAAATGTTGAGTTGATAAAGTGGCCGCCGTTTTTTATAGTTGCTTCATTAGCTGCAACGATTTATTTGAATTTCTTTACTCATCATTTTTGGATTGATGTCCGTTGGTGGTTATCAGGATTAGTCATAATTGTATTTTGGAAATCATGGGTTACTTACGAAGTTAATGGAACAAAATATCGCATGCCAATCGCACTCTCTTTTGTGCTAATCGGATTTTTTATTTGGATTGCTGAAAATATCGCAACATTTTTTGGAGCATGGCAATATCCAAATCAAACTGATGCATGGAGTCTTGTTCATCTAGGAAAAGTAAGTTCATGGCTTTTATTAGTGATCGTAAGTTTTCTGATTGTTGCAACGTTAAAGCAAGTAAAACTTAAAAATTCCACTTAA